The genomic region CGCCCGTTGCCCACAGCAACACCTGCAATGGGCCAAGCAAGCCGCGGGTGGCGGTGGTAGCGGCCCGCTCGCCCATCACCCGGGCTCCAAAGGCCACCATAGCAAACGAGCCCAGTAGAAAAATCCCCGTGTAATGCACGGCCTTCACCCAGCGGGGTGGTTCAGCGCGCAACAACAAGCTTACAGGCTCTGTCATATCACACTCTCTAATAATTCCTGACCTGTCCGTCTGCACCACTGCGGTAAACCGGGCCCTGAAGAATGTTATAAATCAATCAAAATCACGAAGGAAAAGCCAAAACGCAACGGCAGTCCAGCAGCCCCGGTAGCAGCGCATACGCGGCAGTGCTTTTGCCCGAGCCGTTACAGCCGGCCTACATGCACTAGGTATAATATTCCCCATCCCAAGGAGCCTCAAATGAAATTGCAGAACCGGGTTTTAGGTTTATTATCTCTAGTTCTTCATCTGGAATCAGACCAAATAAGTAGCCATCTATAACTGTACTGAACAATTCGACTTTAATATCATGATAGCGCACGGGTTGCAATTCGGCAATCCACTGCGCCAATTTAGCTTCAACAAGAACATCATTGCCTTGGTTTGATGTACCAGCATTCCAATGGCTTGTACTCAGGTAGCGGCCCTGCTTGTCAAATAAATGCAGCAGCGCATATTCGTGCCGATGTTCCTTCCAATCATTCTTAATTATGTAGCCAGCGGAATATACAAATATGCTATAGGCCCAGAAGAGCTTACCATCAGCGGTGCTACCCAAATAGTAAGTATAAGAGTCCTCTTCTTCCCAACGTTCAATCGGCAATTTCTTCGGCCATTTCATTGGCTTTAATTTTTGTAGCAGTGTATTGATTAATTCGTGCATCACACCTGAACCACGCTCACTTTGTACGCCCTTTCAATGGGCGCGTGTTTGATTGTACAAATACCTCGAAGAATGAAGTTGCGGCAATGGATTATCAACTCCGTTGAAAACGGAAAGGAGCCAGATAATTTCTCATCTTTTTAGAAAGAAAAACGGCCCGCCGCTTCGAGTGAAACTGGCGGGCCGAATGTAATTACAACTTCTTCAGAGAAGCCATTATTTCCTTTGCTGTCGGCTGCCAGGCTACCTGGTCCTTCACCGTACAGTTGAACGTGCACAGCAAAAGCTGGCCATCTACGTCCGTGAAGAAAATCAGATTGTAAATCTCGGTGTCGACGGCCGGGGTCACCAATTCGATAAATCCCACTTTCCGACCATTTACTTCCTCCACTCCGCTTTGCATTCCTTTAGCAGATGGATAAAGCTTCGTGAACGTCTGACGGAAATTTTCCTGATAGGCAGGCATCAACTCCTGGCTGGCCTTATTGGCAGTTATATTCAGGGCGACATTGATTCCTCCTGAAGCATTGGTGTAGACCAACGTAGGACGCCGCTCGGCCGGGTATTTCGCCTTCAGCATTTCCTCCTGCATTACCTCGAACCCTTTTGGGATTTTCAGTGACACTTTTTTATCAAGCAAAATTTTCTCCTCTAATTCTATTCCAGCAGTTGCGGCCGAAAGCAGGAAAAGAGCAAACAGACAAACAATGAAATTGAACAGTTTTTGCATTTTTTTAATTATTCAATAGAGTAATAAATTTCTAATCACACCTGAATCACGCCCACGTTGTACGCCTTTTCAATCGGGGCATGATTCGCCATGGATATGCCTTGGGAAATGACTTTGCGGGTTTCCAGCGGATCGATGATGGCATCCACCCAGAGGCGGGCGGCGGCGTAATAGGGCGAGAGCTGCTCGTCGTAGCGGGCTTTGATGCGGTCCAGCAGCTCCTTCTCGGCTTCGGGCGTGATGACTTCGCCTTTGGCTTTCAAGGACGCTACCTGAATCTGTAGGAGCGTGTTGGCGGCGGCGGCACCGCTCATTACGGCCAGCTGGGCCGTGGGCCAGGCCACAATGAGGCGCGGGTCGTAGGCTTTGCCGCACATGGCGTAGTTGCCGGCGCCGTAGCTGTTGCCAATCACCACCGAGAACTTGGGCACTACGGAGTTGGCCATGGCATTCACCATCTTGGCGCCGTCCTTGATGATGCCGCCGTGCTCACTCTGCGAGCCCACCATGAAGCCCGACACGTCGTGCAGGAACACCAGCGGAATGCGCTTCTGGTTGCAGTTCATGATGAAGCGCGCCGCCTTGTCGGCCGAGTCGGAGTAGATGACGCCGCCCATCTGCATGGCGCCCTTCTTGGTCTTCACGATTTTACGCTGGTTGGCCACGATGCCCACGGCCCAGCCGTCGATGCGGGCGAGGCCGCAGAGCAGCGTCTGGCCGTAGAGGTCCTTGTAGGGCTCGAACTCCGAATCATCGACTAGCCGCCGGATGATGTCCATCATGTCGTAGGGCTTGGCGCGGTCGGCGGGTAGCAAACCCAGGATTTCGGCTGGGTTTTCCTTGGGCGCGGCGGGCGTTTTGCGGGAGAAGCCGGCGGTAGCGTGGCCGCCCAATTTATCGAAGATGTTGCGAATGTGCTCCAGGCACTCCTCGTCGGTGGCAAACTTGTAGTCCGTCACGCCCGAAATTTCGGAGTGCGTAGTGGCGCCGCCCAGCGTTTCGTTGTCGATGGACTCGCCGATGGCCGACTTCACCAGGTAGGAGCCCGCCAGGAACACCGAGCCGGTGCCGTCCACAATCATGGCCTCGTCGCTCATAATCGGCAGATAGGCGCCGCCGGCTACGCACGGGCCCATGATGGCGGCCAGCTGCACGATGCCCATGCTGCTCATCACGGCGTTGTTGCGGAAGATGCGGCCGAAGTGCTCCTTATCGGGGAAGATTTCGTCCTGCATCGGCAGGTACACGCCCGCTGAGTCAACCAGATAAATAATCGGCAGCTTGTTTTCGATGCTAATTTCCTGGGCCCGCAGGTTTTTCTTGGCCGTAATCGGGAACCAGGCCCCTGCCTTCACCGTGGCGTCGTTGGCGACTACCACGCACTGCCGGCCCTGCACCCAGCCAATGACCACCACCACGCCGCCGCCGGGGCAGCCACCCTCCTCCTTATACATTCCCTCGCCCG from Hymenobacter canadensis harbors:
- a CDS encoding acyl-CoA carboxylase subunit beta: MNLEFNRNEDNSKQLNFQLSQRLKKVALGGGEKRIEAHKAKGKLTARERIEYLLDKDSETVEIGAFAGEGMYKEEGGCPGGGVVVVIGWVQGRQCVVVANDATVKAGAWFPITAKKNLRAQEISIENKLPIIYLVDSAGVYLPMQDEIFPDKEHFGRIFRNNAVMSSMGIVQLAAIMGPCVAGGAYLPIMSDEAMIVDGTGSVFLAGSYLVKSAIGESIDNETLGGATTHSEISGVTDYKFATDEECLEHIRNIFDKLGGHATAGFSRKTPAAPKENPAEILGLLPADRAKPYDMMDIIRRLVDDSEFEPYKDLYGQTLLCGLARIDGWAVGIVANQRKIVKTKKGAMQMGGVIYSDSADKAARFIMNCNQKRIPLVFLHDVSGFMVGSQSEHGGIIKDGAKMVNAMANSVVPKFSVVIGNSYGAGNYAMCGKAYDPRLIVAWPTAQLAVMSGAAAANTLLQIQVASLKAKGEVITPEAEKELLDRIKARYDEQLSPYYAAARLWVDAIIDPLETRKVISQGISMANHAPIEKAYNVGVIQV